Proteins found in one Desulfobaccales bacterium genomic segment:
- the rpmF gene encoding 50S ribosomal protein L32 yields MALPKRRHSPTRRNKRRSHYRLSLPHLSVCPKCNEPRLPHRACPACGFYKGRLVVPAAAE; encoded by the coding sequence ATGGCACTCCCCAAACGGAGGCATTCGCCCACCCGCCGCAACAAGCGGCGCAGCCACTACCGCCTGAGTTTGCCCCATCTGTCGGTGTGCCCCAAGTGCAATGAACCCCGGCTGCCGCACCGGGCTTGCCCCGCCTGCGGCTTCTACAAGGGCCGGCTGGTGGTGCCCGCCGCCGCGGAATAA